Below is a genomic region from Treponema sp. OMZ 798.
AAAACGGCGTAATTGCCGAAGAAGGCAATCACTCATCTCTTTTAGAAAAAAAAGGCTTATACTATAGGTTATGGAATGGAGATGTCCTATGAAAGTAAGGGATTTGGAAACGATTAAAAATAGAATTCTTTTTTTTGAGTACAGGCTTCCGATAGTTTATACCTGCTTTATCTATATAATTTTATCCGTCTTTATAATTACTCTTTTATGGATATGCTTTGCAGAAATGGATCAGACGGTAAAAGCGTCCGGAATCTTACGATTAAAAACAAATACTTCAATAGGTAAGGCGGCTTATTCAGGTACCGTAAAATCAAAGAAATTTAAATCCGGTTCTAGAATAAAGAAAGGGGATATTCTTTTGATTTTAGAAACAGCCGATATTGAAGAAGATAAGACTAATACCGAAAACGAAATACACCGGTTAAATAAAGAGATTAATAATCTTCTTTCATACGAAAAGGCTGTTCATTCGGATAAAAATAATATTCCTTTGGAACAAGCCATAGCTAAGGCCAGAGCCGAAATATATTTTGCAAAAAAAGAAAAGTTAAGAATCTTTTATGAAGAAGCAAAAGAAGAATATGCTCATGAAAAAGAATTACCTTCTTCAATGAAAACAAAAAAATCGTTAAGTTCACTTTTTGATAAAGTTAAAATTGCAGAATTGGATTATAAAACTTTTAGTGCTCAAGAAATAATAAACATAGAAAGTGAAAAAAATCTTCTTACACAAAAACTTGAGTCTGCTAAAAAAACTTTAACCCGTCTTAATAAAGAAATATACGAAAGTAAAATAACATCTCCTCTTAACGGCACAGTAGAAGAATTAATTAGAATAAATGAAGGAGACTATATATTTTCAGGTACGGAAATACTCCGTATCATTCCGGATATGATAGAAGAATTAAAAGCTGAGTTGATAATATCCGATAAGGATATAGCCGAATTAAAAATCGGTATGGAAGTAAATTTAAAATTTACGGCACTGCCGCCTTCCGAATACGGTGTATTAAAGGGTATAATTACAAATATTTCCAATGACAGCTTTAATAATCAAAATACTCCCTCATTTTTTTTAGTCGATGCCGATATCCTTTCTTCTTCTTTAAAAAATAATGAGCAAAAGGAAGTTAAGTTAAAGCCCGGAATGAGTACCGAAGCCCATATTATAATAAAACGTAAAACAATTATAAAATTTATTTTAGAAAAACTGGATTTTGTTAAATGAAGCGTATCGGTTTAATATTGTTGTTTTTGATTTTCCCATATTTACTTTTTACTGAAAGCCGTGATTGGGAAGAATTTTTTAATGAACGGCTTTCATATTCTTTATCAGCATCCTTAAACGATATCGAATTAAAAAAAATAGAGCTTTTGGAATATAAAGAAAAAACAAAATGGATACCCTCTCTTTCTTT
It encodes:
- a CDS encoding HlyD family secretion protein, whose product is MEWRCPMKVRDLETIKNRILFFEYRLPIVYTCFIYIILSVFIITLLWICFAEMDQTVKASGILRLKTNTSIGKAAYSGTVKSKKFKSGSRIKKGDILLILETADIEEDKTNTENEIHRLNKEINNLLSYEKAVHSDKNNIPLEQAIAKARAEIYFAKKEKLRIFYEEAKEEYAHEKELPSSMKTKKSLSSLFDKVKIAELDYKTFSAQEIINIESEKNLLTQKLESAKKTLTRLNKEIYESKITSPLNGTVEELIRINEGDYIFSGTEILRIIPDMIEELKAELIISDKDIAELKIGMEVNLKFTALPPSEYGVLKGIITNISNDSFNNQNTPSFFLVDADILSSSLKNNEQKEVKLKPGMSTEAHIIIKRKTIIKFILEKLDFVK